In the genome of Granulibacter bethesdensis CGDNIH1, one region contains:
- a CDS encoding ABCB family ABC transporter ATP-binding protein/permease codes for MQLVAAMAALILSKVAMVYVPVVYSQAVDALTPHGPQGLIYLPLALVAGYTLLRVTGALFGELRDALFAQTQAQASRMLGLETFRHLHTLSMRFHLDRQTGGLGRNISRGVTAVEQVLRFAVFNILPTLIEILLVIGILWVLFDWRFALVAFAAVGIYILFTVGFASWRIRFRRTMNDMDTETQNRTVDSLLNFETVKYFGNEALEAERVDESLRRYARSMVKTQISLNLLNIGQAVIISIGLGAIMLMAAQGVVEGRYSVGRFVLVNTYLMQLYLPLNFLGFVYNTIRQGLVDMEQMFRLMEVEQEVKDRPGALTLPATLDGGAPASLVFDDVWFGYHEERPILRGVSFAVPPGGTLAIVGPTGAGKSTISRLLFRFYDPGQGRVMIDGHDIRDLTQQSLRAAIGVVPQDTVLFNDTIRYNIAYGRPGASQAEIEHAARLAQVHDFVLRLPEGYDTRVGERGLKLSGGEKQRVAIARTILKNPRILILDEATSALDTRTEQEIGAALRAVSQARTTLIIAHRLSTVVDADSIIVLSEGTVIEQGTHAELLAKAGVYAHMWDAQQEQPADLVPV; via the coding sequence ATGCAGCTGGTTGCGGCAATGGCGGCTCTGATCCTGTCGAAAGTGGCAATGGTGTATGTGCCGGTCGTCTACAGTCAGGCGGTGGACGCGCTCACACCGCACGGACCGCAGGGGCTGATTTATCTGCCTCTGGCTCTGGTAGCGGGTTATACGCTGCTGCGGGTGACAGGGGCTTTGTTCGGGGAGCTTCGTGACGCGCTGTTCGCGCAGACACAGGCGCAGGCCTCCCGCATGCTGGGGCTGGAGACGTTTCGCCATCTGCATACCCTGTCGATGCGGTTCCACCTGGACCGGCAAACCGGCGGGTTGGGTCGCAACATCTCCCGCGGGGTGACGGCGGTCGAGCAGGTGTTGCGTTTCGCGGTGTTCAACATCCTGCCGACACTGATCGAAATCCTGCTGGTGATCGGGATTTTGTGGGTGCTGTTCGACTGGCGTTTCGCGCTGGTCGCCTTCGCGGCAGTGGGGATCTACATCCTGTTCACGGTCGGCTTCGCCAGTTGGCGCATCCGTTTCCGGCGCACAATGAACGATATGGACACGGAAACGCAGAACCGTACCGTGGACAGCCTGCTGAATTTCGAAACAGTCAAATATTTCGGCAATGAGGCGCTGGAAGCGGAGCGTGTGGATGAAAGTCTGCGCCGTTATGCCCGCTCCATGGTGAAAACGCAGATTTCCTTGAACCTGCTCAATATTGGACAGGCGGTGATCATTTCCATTGGGCTGGGGGCCATCATGCTGATGGCAGCGCAGGGCGTGGTGGAAGGGCGTTACTCGGTGGGCCGCTTCGTGCTGGTCAACACCTATCTGATGCAGCTTTATCTGCCGCTGAACTTTCTGGGCTTCGTCTACAACACCATCCGTCAGGGGCTGGTGGATATGGAGCAGATGTTCCGCCTGATGGAGGTGGAGCAGGAGGTCAAGGACCGTCCCGGCGCGCTCACCCTTCCAGCCACGCTCGACGGAGGTGCGCCAGCCTCACTGGTGTTTGATGATGTCTGGTTCGGCTATCATGAGGAGCGCCCGATTTTGCGCGGTGTTTCCTTTGCGGTGCCGCCAGGGGGGACGCTGGCGATTGTCGGGCCGACCGGAGCCGGCAAATCGACCATCAGTCGGTTGCTGTTCCGTTTCTATGATCCGGGACAGGGCAGGGTGATGATTGATGGACATGACATTCGCGATCTTACCCAGCAAAGCCTGAGAGCCGCCATCGGCGTGGTGCCGCAGGATACGGTGCTGTTCAACGACACGATTCGCTACAACATCGCTTATGGCCGCCCTGGTGCGTCGCAGGCAGAGATCGAGCATGCTGCACGGCTGGCGCAGGTGCATGACTTCGTGCTGCGCCTGCCGGAAGGCTATGATACCAGAGTTGGAGAACGTGGTCTGAAGCTCTCCGGAGGAGAAAAGCAGCGTGTCGCCATTGCCCGTACGATCCTCAAGAATCCCCGTATCCTGATTCTGGATGAGGCGACCAGTGCACTCGATACCCGCACAGAGCAGGAGATCGGTGCGGCTCTGCGGGCTGTTTCACAGGCGCGGACGACACTGATCATTGCCCATCGTCTTTCCACGGTGGTCGATGCGGATAGCATCATCGTGCTGTCGGAGGGGACAGTGATCGAGCAGGGAACCCATGCCGAGCTGCTGGCAAAAGCTGGTGTCTACGCGCATATGTGGGACGCCCAGCAGGAACAGCCTGCCGATCTGGTCCCGGTTTGA
- the aroB gene encoding 3-dehydroquinate synthase gives MTRNSALAPSLRDSVTPPAWLQGRSIVLVGLMGAGKTSIGRRLAARLGMPFRDADAEIERAAGCSVAEIFARHGESGFRQGERRVVRRLLSEEPLVLATGGGAFMDPETRRVIREGAVSIWLRCRLPVLLKRVSGRTHRPLLNQGDPADILQRLMNERHPVYAEADLIVDCGDDSQDGTTDNVLRHLQEYQPPRRLTVSLTANRYDVVIGESLLSRAGALLIPHIPQKRAMIVTDETVAALHLPTLLKGLEETGIIADSIIVPPGETSKSLEVFGRVTDGLLAAGVERRTTVIAFGGGVVGDLAGFAAAATLRGLPFVQIPTTLLSQVDSSVGGKTGINTAYGKNLLGAFHQPRLVLADTTTLGTLPHREVLAGYAEIVKAGLIGDAAFYEWCETHGHAVTTGERDRQAEAIMRACAFKAQVVGDDEREEKPNDGRALLNLGHTFGHALEADLGYGTILHGEGVAVGLGLAFRLSAKLGHCRSQDADRVIAHVASVGLPAELSMLNRRFSAKQLIGHMQRDKKMRDGKLAFVLARGIGQAFTSRDVPQDAVSEVLREAGCEA, from the coding sequence ATGACACGCAACTCTGCCCTTGCCCCTTCTCTCCGTGATTCCGTGACACCCCCGGCCTGGCTGCAAGGCCGCAGTATCGTGCTGGTTGGTCTGATGGGAGCAGGAAAAACCTCCATTGGACGCCGTCTGGCCGCCCGACTCGGAATGCCGTTCCGCGATGCGGATGCGGAGATTGAACGCGCAGCGGGCTGCAGCGTCGCGGAAATTTTTGCCCGCCATGGTGAATCAGGATTCCGTCAAGGGGAGCGCCGCGTCGTACGCAGACTCCTGTCAGAGGAACCCCTCGTGCTGGCCACTGGCGGAGGCGCCTTCATGGACCCCGAAACCCGGCGCGTCATCAGGGAGGGCGCTGTCAGCATCTGGCTACGCTGTCGCCTGCCGGTGCTGCTGAAACGTGTCTCCGGCCGCACGCATCGGCCGCTGCTTAATCAGGGCGATCCAGCGGATATCCTGCAACGGCTGATGAATGAGCGGCATCCCGTCTATGCGGAGGCTGATCTGATCGTGGATTGCGGCGATGACAGTCAGGACGGCACCACTGATAACGTCTTGCGTCATCTTCAGGAATATCAGCCTCCACGCAGGCTGACCGTCAGCCTGACCGCCAATCGCTATGATGTGGTGATCGGCGAATCCCTGCTCTCCCGTGCCGGAGCGTTGCTGATCCCGCATATTCCGCAGAAACGGGCGATGATCGTCACCGATGAGACCGTCGCCGCCCTTCATCTGCCGACCCTGTTGAAAGGTCTGGAGGAAACCGGGATCATAGCAGACAGCATCATCGTACCGCCGGGAGAGACTTCGAAATCTCTGGAGGTCTTTGGCCGTGTGACCGACGGGCTGCTGGCTGCGGGGGTGGAGCGCCGAACGACCGTGATCGCCTTCGGTGGCGGCGTCGTCGGCGATCTGGCGGGTTTTGCCGCTGCCGCAACCCTGCGTGGCCTGCCTTTCGTACAGATTCCCACCACCCTGCTGTCACAGGTCGATTCCAGTGTGGGAGGCAAGACCGGGATCAACACCGCGTATGGTAAAAATCTGCTCGGCGCATTCCATCAGCCCCGTCTGGTGCTGGCGGATACGACGACGCTCGGCACACTGCCGCATCGGGAAGTCCTGGCCGGCTATGCGGAGATCGTGAAAGCCGGGCTGATCGGCGATGCCGCCTTCTACGAATGGTGCGAAACCCATGGCCATGCCGTTACCACAGGGGAACGCGACAGACAGGCTGAAGCCATCATGCGCGCCTGCGCCTTCAAAGCGCAGGTTGTGGGGGATGATGAGCGGGAGGAAAAGCCGAATGACGGCCGCGCCCTGCTCAATCTGGGTCATACATTCGGCCATGCACTTGAGGCCGATCTAGGCTACGGCACCATCCTGCATGGGGAAGGCGTGGCGGTGGGGCTGGGGCTGGCATTCCGCCTCTCCGCCAAACTCGGCCATTGCCGGAGCCAGGATGCAGACCGGGTCATCGCCCATGTCGCTTCGGTCGGGCTGCCTGCCGAGTTGTCCATGCTCAACCGCCGCTTTTCCGCCAAGCAGTTGATCGGCCATATGCAGCGCGACAAGAAAATGCGGGACGGCAAGCTTGCTTTTGTGCTGGCACGGGGTATCGGTCAGGCCTTCACAAGCCGCGACGTACCACAGGATGCAGTCAGCGAAGTGTTAAGGGAAGCTGGCTGCGAGGCTTAA
- the rpmB gene encoding 50S ribosomal protein L28, with protein sequence MSRRCQITGKGVLTGNNVSHANNKTRRRFLPNLQVAGLLSDTLGTSVRLRLSTRAIRTVEKNGGIDAFLLGTPDRQLPTEALELKRRITRAQAKKAEVAA encoded by the coding sequence ATGTCGCGTCGCTGCCAGATCACGGGCAAAGGCGTGCTGACCGGCAATAATGTCAGCCACGCCAACAACAAGACCCGTCGTCGTTTTCTGCCGAATCTGCAGGTCGCTGGCCTGCTGTCCGACACGCTGGGTACCTCCGTCCGCCTTCGTCTCTCCACCCGTGCGATCCGCACCGTGGAAAAGAACGGCGGCATTGATGCCTTCCTGCTGGGCACCCCGGACCGCCAGCTGCCGACCGAGGCTCTGGAACTGAAGCGTCGTATCACGCGCGCTCAGGCCAAGAAGGCTGAGGTTGCCGCCTGA
- a CDS encoding calcium-binding protein, whose protein sequence is MVAITGSSTVLSAYGQAVANVLDNSGVTTAYVYPTILQDGTLSVISATPIIDLTSATPYGYADCSSWVHYVMNTLAPVQDAYVQALRNAPLYNQTVTAYGGQTVVLNGSFQPWAQANVLQDAFASASAGTNGLQTIDVNNASVGLTALQAGDLIAYSTGIYTDPDAANASTNPELNATGDTGHVMVVRDMPTTVPISSLPSDQQTALAAAGVVTVYAVNVIDSSDVPHANDSRPENSGNHYVQRVQDGILPAAAFIRAGGIGMGTLYFGATASGQMTHLMFRDDFGWHPTSSAPSALKLSAARLTGNADLDVILANLRSAGVTVADNRLTVTVDPNAATTIAGNTYAMTTSLTGSAGLLVQGGGTLTLNGNSTYSGGTVLNGVTLNVTTATGAGTGGISTRAGSSNTIWLHSGKEAITANGADTIHAGAAEVALNGTGTFLFMGGSGASTVSGGSGASTLLGGSGGGVYSAAASGIVAASGNTTLVGAGHNSLLFGGESGTVMFGSGTDTLVGGSGQGVLVSTGGNAIVTGSGQSSVFGGQSGQDTVVAAQGSNTVIAGAGNMALVGGGNTTLWGGSGNTELWTGAGSMQAALGSGQNAIFFGSGAATIFAGTGQDVFQVTKGQTGGNTQIYGFNAAADTLRLSGYAAGDVSVAVQGGSSVMALAGGATVTFVGVTGLNWQSS, encoded by the coding sequence ATGGTTGCGATCACAGGCTCATCCACCGTGTTGTCTGCCTATGGTCAGGCTGTCGCCAATGTTCTGGATAATAGCGGCGTAACCACAGCCTATGTTTATCCGACCATCCTTCAGGATGGGACGCTCTCTGTTATATCCGCGACTCCCATTATCGACCTGACATCTGCGACACCTTACGGATATGCGGATTGCTCCAGCTGGGTTCATTATGTCATGAACACTCTGGCGCCGGTACAGGATGCCTATGTGCAGGCGCTGAGAAATGCTCCGCTCTATAATCAGACGGTAACAGCCTATGGTGGTCAAACAGTCGTACTGAACGGCTCATTCCAGCCATGGGCGCAGGCCAATGTTCTGCAGGATGCCTTCGCTTCGGCCAGTGCGGGCACAAACGGGCTTCAGACAATTGACGTCAATAATGCCTCGGTTGGTTTGACGGCATTACAGGCGGGGGATCTGATTGCTTATTCCACCGGAATCTATACCGACCCTGATGCTGCCAACGCATCGACCAATCCGGAACTGAACGCAACGGGCGATACCGGGCATGTCATGGTGGTCAGGGATATGCCGACGACCGTGCCTATTTCCTCATTGCCTTCTGACCAGCAAACAGCCCTTGCCGCTGCCGGCGTAGTGACGGTGTATGCCGTTAATGTGATTGATAGCAGCGATGTTCCACATGCCAATGATTCCCGCCCGGAAAACAGCGGCAATCACTATGTGCAGCGGGTTCAGGACGGTATTCTCCCCGCTGCTGCTTTTATCCGTGCTGGTGGCATCGGCATGGGAACGCTGTATTTCGGTGCAACTGCCAGCGGACAGATGACTCATCTGATGTTCCGTGATGATTTTGGATGGCATCCAACCAGCAGTGCTCCGTCTGCATTGAAACTCTCTGCCGCGCGTCTCACCGGCAATGCCGATCTGGATGTGATTCTGGCCAATCTGCGGAGTGCGGGGGTGACGGTCGCGGATAACCGCCTGACCGTCACGGTTGACCCCAACGCGGCCACGACGATTGCAGGTAATACCTATGCCATGACCACCAGTCTGACGGGATCCGCCGGGTTGCTGGTGCAGGGTGGCGGGACGCTGACGCTGAATGGTAACAGTACCTATAGCGGTGGCACTGTGCTGAATGGGGTGACGCTGAATGTCACCACGGCAACCGGTGCGGGCACCGGGGGTATTTCTACCCGGGCCGGCAGCAGCAACACAATCTGGCTGCATAGCGGGAAGGAAGCCATTACCGCCAATGGTGCCGACACCATTCATGCTGGTGCCGCTGAAGTCGCGTTGAATGGCACTGGTACATTTCTGTTCATGGGAGGAAGTGGAGCCTCGACGGTTTCCGGTGGTTCAGGTGCGTCCACCCTGCTCGGTGGTAGTGGCGGAGGTGTTTATAGTGCTGCTGCATCAGGTATTGTTGCGGCGAGCGGCAATACGACTTTGGTGGGCGCGGGCCATAACAGTCTGCTGTTCGGCGGAGAGTCCGGCACTGTCATGTTCGGTTCCGGCACGGACACGCTCGTTGGCGGATCAGGGCAGGGTGTGCTGGTCAGTACCGGTGGCAATGCGATTGTAACCGGCAGCGGGCAGTCCAGCGTGTTTGGCGGACAGTCCGGTCAGGATACGGTGGTGGCGGCTCAGGGAAGCAACACTGTCATTGCCGGGGCCGGGAATATGGCGCTGGTTGGTGGAGGCAACACAACCTTGTGGGGTGGTTCCGGTAACACAGAACTCTGGACGGGCGCCGGGTCGATGCAGGCTGCGTTGGGCAGCGGACAGAATGCGATCTTTTTCGGCAGTGGCGCGGCCACTATTTTCGCCGGGACCGGTCAGGACGTGTTTCAGGTGACCAAGGGACAGACTGGCGGCAACACCCAGATCTACGGCTTCAATGCGGCAGCCGATACGCTCCGGCTCAGCGGTTATGCGGCAGGCGATGTTTCCGTGGCTGTGCAGGGCGGAAGTAGCGTGATGGCGCTGGCAGGTGGTGCGACAGTCACTTTTGTCGGCGTGACCGGGCTGAACTGGCAATCTTCCTGA